ATGGGCCAGATCGAAAGCTCATCGCACAAGATGACGCAGATCATCGGCGTCATCGATGAGATTGCGTTCCAGACCAACCTGCTGGCCTTGAACGCCGGTGTCGAGGCAGCGCGGGCCGGCGATCAGGGCAAGGGCTTTGCCGTGGTTGCCCAGGAGGTCCGCGAGCTTGCCCAGCGCTCGGCCGCCGCCGCCAAGGAAATCAAGACCCTCATCGATCAGTCGTCGACCGACGTCAATCGCGGCGTGGACCTCGTCAACCGCACCGGCAAGGCCCTGGTCAGCATTGGCGAGCGGGTGAATGTCATCAACGAGCACATCACATCGATTGCACAATCGGCGCGGGAACAGTCCTCCGGCATAGACGAGATCAACTCCGCCATCCGCAGCATGGATCAGATCACGCAACGCAATGCTGCGCTGATGGAGGAGACCAATGCCTCCACTCAGCATCTGTCCGGCATCAGCAATGGTCTGGCGGAACTCCTCGGTCGCTTCACCACCTCGTCCACGATGCGGCCCCAGGCCAGCTATCATGCAATGGAACGCAAGCGCGCCTGACCGGCTAGCGAAGGGTCACGCTCGCATCGGTCGCTCTCTTCGTTCAGGTCGCACCCGTCAATGCGGTCGCTCAGGCGCCTTTGTACCGATTGAAGTGATCCACCAGCATGCGGGCCGCTTCATTCAGGAAGGCATCGTCGACATCGGACACGAATTCGATCTTCGAGCTGCGCCCATCCCGTTTCAGCCTGGCGAAGACGCGTCCCGAATGATCCTTCAGATCCAGCACGCCCACCGCCTGATCCGTCTCCGGCATGGGCTTCTTGGGCCGCGTCAGATTGTCGAACAGAAGCTGAAAGCGCTGGTCGCTGCCGGATGACCTGAAATCCGGCGCAGCGATGACGCGGTCTGCCTCGCGCTTGCCGGCCTCGCTTTTCAGCAAGTCGCCAAGCTTCATCCAGCGGTCGCGTCCGGCCTTCGGCGCCGCGCCGATCATGCGGATATAGGTTTCCGGCACCGCTTCGATCACCTGGATCAACCGGGACAATTCGCTCTTCTGCACGGACAGGGCACTGCCGATGACCTTGCGGTCAAAACCCCGCGCTGCGAGATTGCGGGCGAAGATCGCGCGTTCGATGAAAGACAGGTTGCGGCGCTCGGCATTTTCCTTGCCCTGCGCCATGACCAGTTCATCATCGGTCATGGGCTTGACGACCGCCTTGACCGGAATGCCCAGCCGGGCTGCGGCGCGGATCCGGCGGTGGCCATAGGCGGTCTGGTACCGGCCCTCTTGCGCGGGGTGCGGCCGCAGCAGGACAGGAACCTGCTGGCCGCTTTCGCGCATGCTGTCCATCAGCATCTGGAAGTCGTCATCATCCTGCTGGTCGATCTGCAGGCGATCCTCGACGAAAGAGGCATCGATCTGGTCGGTCGACACGGAGACGACGTGATCGCCGCCGGTCAGCGCCTGCCGAAGCGCGCGCACCTCCTCGGCATCCTTGGCGATGGCGCCAAGGCTGAGCCCCATGGCCTTGACCGCACCGGAGGCTGCGCGGGCCGGCGGCGCCGGCTTTTCGAAAACGGAAGCATCGCCCTCTGTCCGCGACGGCGTCGAAGGGGGAGCGGACGGCGTGAAGCTTCCGGAAAACAGGGCTTTGAGTTCGCTTTTTCGGCTGCCTGCCATCAATTCTACCTTCCTCGGGGAACCGCGTCTGAGCGATCCGCCGCCTTACCAGCCCCATGCTGCATGGATGAGGGATTCAACTTCGCCATTGACCGCCATCATGGCCTCCACGGCGCGATCATAGGTCGAGCGGGTGAAATTCTCCCGGCCCACCTCATAAAGCGTTTGCTTGGTCAGTCCCGCATCGGAGACTGCCGTGGATTTCAACATCGGCGCGGTCAGGACGCGATCGCCGAACAGCGACCGCATGAAGCCGACGATCTGTGCCTGCGGGCCATCATTGGGCTCGAACCGCGTGATCAGATAGCGCAGAAAATCGAAGTTTAGCGTGCCGCCCGCTTCGCGCACGACCGACAGCAGATCCGAGGTCATGAAGAGAAACTGGTTCATCGACGCCACGTCCAGCATTTGCGGATGGACGGTGACGATGACGGATGAGGAGGCGCAAAGCGCCGAGAGCGTCAGATAGCCAAGCTGCGGCGGGCAATCGATGACGACGATGTCGTAATCCTGTTCGACCGATAGCAGCGCCGTCTGAATGCGGGCGAAGAACAGCGGGCCGGCATCCTCGCCGCTCTGGCGGCGCGCCAGCGCCTGCGGCGTCTCATGCTCGAACTCCTGCAATTCGATATTGCCCGGCACCAGATCGAGGCCCGGGAAATAGGTATTGCGAATGATCTCCGACAGCGGACGCGCCTGGTCGTCATAGCGGATGGCGCCGTAAAGCGTGTCATTGCCGGTGAGATCGAGTTCCGGCTGGTAGCCGAACATGGCAGACAGAGACGCCTGCGGATCGAGATCGATGGCCAGAACCCGGTGGCCTGTCAGTGCCAGATGCTGGGCGAGATGCACGGCCGAAGTCGTCTTGCCGGACCCA
The sequence above is a segment of the Rhizobium sp. SSA_523 genome. Coding sequences within it:
- the repB gene encoding plasmid partitioning protein RepB, which codes for MAGSRKSELKALFSGSFTPSAPPSTPSRTEGDASVFEKPAPPARAASGAVKAMGLSLGAIAKDAEEVRALRQALTGGDHVVSVSTDQIDASFVEDRLQIDQQDDDDFQMLMDSMRESGQQVPVLLRPHPAQEGRYQTAYGHRRIRAAARLGIPVKAVVKPMTDDELVMAQGKENAERRNLSFIERAIFARNLAARGFDRKVIGSALSVQKSELSRLIQVIEAVPETYIRMIGAAPKAGRDRWMKLGDLLKSEAGKREADRVIAAPDFRSSGSDQRFQLLFDNLTRPKKPMPETDQAVGVLDLKDHSGRVFARLKRDGRSSKIEFVSDVDDAFLNEAARMLVDHFNRYKGA
- the repA gene encoding plasmid partitioning protein RepA is translated as MARSKTSANPLPGSDERQPADLAIAADAKALSEQLQAMRERLFPPAASKTLRAFSSGEAAKLIGVSDGYLRQLSLAGEGPQPETGNGGRRYYSLSDINALRSHLAEQALAKGNQAKARSYLPRRDGARNEHLQVISVTNFKGGSGKTTSAVHLAQHLALTGHRVLAIDLDPQASLSAMFGYQPELDLTGNDTLYGAIRYDDQARPLSEIIRNTYFPGLDLVPGNIELQEFEHETPQALARRQSGEDAGPLFFARIQTALLSVEQDYDIVVIDCPPQLGYLTLSALCASSSVIVTVHPQMLDVASMNQFLFMTSDLLSVVREAGGTLNFDFLRYLITRFEPNDGPQAQIVGFMRSLFGDRVLTAPMLKSTAVSDAGLTKQTLYEVGRENFTRSTYDRAVEAMMAVNGEVESLIHAAWGW